In a genomic window of Candidatus Avedoeria danica:
- a CDS encoding thiolase family protein gives MKEAFIVSGARTPLGKFGGGLMDVSPVDLGAHAMRAALARGNVAPEAVDGYVFGNVVSAGHGQLIARQAAIKAGIPDTIDGYHVNMVCSSAMLATMNAVTHIKAGERDIMVAGGTESMSQSGFLLRPAARWGYKYISGKSEPLIDLLDHDGLTDPLTGERMGDQTERLAAEFGISRADLDEVAFESHRRAAAATDGGKFAGEIAPYEIQGRKGVTVVDRDEGIRPDTTLESLAKLRPAFNPDGVITAGNASQLTDGAAALVVASGDAVAAHGLKPIAKVLGSTWAAGPGWRFAAAPIPAVKQLLDQLGMTVDDIDLFENNEAFAVNSVLFHRELGVPYDKLNVNGGAIALGHPIGATGARLIVTLLAALADRGKTLGLATLCHGTGGSTAVVVERVG, from the coding sequence ATGAAGGAAGCATTCATCGTCTCGGGCGCTCGGACGCCCCTCGGCAAGTTCGGCGGCGGGCTGATGGACGTCTCGCCGGTCGACCTCGGGGCGCACGCGATGCGCGCGGCCCTGGCGCGCGGCAACGTCGCCCCCGAGGCCGTCGACGGCTACGTGTTCGGCAACGTCGTGAGCGCCGGGCATGGCCAGTTGATCGCCCGCCAGGCCGCCATCAAAGCCGGCATCCCGGACACGATCGACGGCTACCACGTGAACATGGTGTGCAGCTCGGCCATGCTGGCGACGATGAACGCCGTGACGCACATCAAGGCGGGCGAGCGCGACATCATGGTCGCCGGCGGCACGGAATCGATGTCCCAGAGCGGCTTCCTGCTCCGGCCGGCGGCGCGCTGGGGCTACAAGTACATCTCGGGCAAGTCCGAGCCGCTGATCGACCTCCTCGACCACGACGGCCTGACGGACCCGCTGACCGGCGAGCGGATGGGCGATCAGACCGAGCGCCTGGCCGCCGAGTTCGGGATCAGCCGCGCCGACCTCGACGAGGTCGCGTTCGAGTCCCACCGCCGCGCCGCGGCGGCGACCGACGGCGGCAAGTTCGCGGGCGAGATCGCGCCGTACGAGATCCAGGGCCGCAAGGGCGTGACCGTCGTCGATCGCGACGAGGGCATTCGGCCCGACACGACGCTGGAGAGCCTTGCCAAGCTCCGGCCGGCGTTCAACCCGGACGGCGTGATCACCGCCGGCAACGCCAGCCAGCTGACGGACGGCGCCGCGGCGCTCGTCGTCGCCAGCGGGGACGCCGTGGCGGCCCACGGTCTCAAGCCGATCGCCAAGGTGTTGGGCAGCACGTGGGCCGCCGGCCCCGGCTGGCGCTTCGCCGCCGCGCCGATCCCGGCGGTCAAGCAGCTCCTCGACCAACTCGGCATGACGGTCGACGACATCGACCTCTTCGAGAACAACGAGGCCTTCGCGGTGAACTCCGTCCTCTTCCACCGCGAGCTGGGCGTGCCCTACGACAAGCTGAACGTGAACGGCGGCGCGATCGCCCTCGGCCACCCGATCGGCGCGACGGGCGCGCGGCTGATCGTCACGCTGCTGGCGGCGCTGGCCGACCGCGGCAAGACGCTCGGGCTGGCGACGCTGTGCCACGGGACGGGGGGGAGCACGGCGGTGGTGGTGGAGCGGGTGGGGTAA
- the phaC gene encoding class III poly(R)-hydroxyalkanoic acid synthase subunit PhaC: MMPNVFAITPETFARELAEMSRQTVAGVETLSRIDSDDVTVGCSAKEAVWSEDGITLYRFTPRVAEPRPVPLLISYALVNRPYMVDLQEDRSLVRNLLDLGLDVYLIDWGYPTRADRWRTLDDYINGYIDRCVDEVRARSGQPAIHVLGICQGGTFSLCYAALHPDKVKSLIAMVAPVDFHAESGADCGLLNAWARPMDIDLMVDALGNIPGDFMNLGFLMLKPFQLNVAKYAGLLDIAEDETKVRNFLRMEKWIFDSPDQAGEAYRQFLKDFYQDNKLIAGEVELGGRRVDLKAVTMPVLNVFAEQDHLVPPASSLALAGRVGTADYKELSYPVGHIGMYVSGKVQKTLPAALVEWLDARS; the protein is encoded by the coding sequence ATGATGCCCAACGTGTTCGCGATCACGCCTGAGACGTTCGCCCGCGAGCTGGCCGAGATGAGCCGCCAGACCGTGGCCGGCGTCGAGACGCTCTCGCGCATCGACAGCGACGACGTGACGGTCGGCTGCTCGGCCAAGGAGGCGGTCTGGAGCGAGGATGGGATCACGCTCTACCGCTTCACTCCGCGCGTGGCCGAGCCGCGGCCGGTGCCGCTGTTGATCTCGTACGCGCTCGTCAACCGTCCGTACATGGTCGACCTCCAGGAGGACCGCTCCCTCGTCCGCAACCTGCTGGACCTTGGCCTCGACGTCTACCTGATCGACTGGGGCTACCCCACCCGGGCCGACCGCTGGCGGACGCTGGACGACTACATCAACGGCTACATCGACCGCTGCGTGGACGAGGTCCGCGCGCGATCGGGCCAGCCGGCGATCCACGTCCTCGGGATCTGCCAGGGCGGCACGTTCAGCCTGTGCTACGCGGCGCTGCACCCCGACAAGGTCAAGAGCCTCATCGCGATGGTCGCCCCGGTCGACTTCCACGCGGAGAGCGGCGCCGACTGCGGCCTGCTGAACGCCTGGGCGCGGCCGATGGACATCGACCTCATGGTCGATGCGCTGGGCAACATCCCCGGCGACTTCATGAACCTCGGCTTCCTGATGCTCAAGCCCTTCCAGCTGAACGTCGCCAAGTACGCCGGACTGCTGGACATCGCCGAAGACGAGACGAAGGTCCGCAATTTCCTGCGGATGGAGAAGTGGATCTTCGACAGCCCGGATCAGGCCGGCGAGGCCTATCGCCAGTTCCTGAAGGACTTCTACCAGGACAACAAGCTCATCGCCGGCGAGGTCGAGCTCGGCGGCCGACGCGTGGACCTGAAGGCCGTGACGATGCCGGTGCTGAACGTCTTCGCCGAGCAGGACCACCTTGTCCCGCCGGCCTCGTCGCTGGCGCTGGCCGGGCGGGTGGGCACGGCGGACTACAAGGAACTGTCCTATCCGGTCGGCCACATCGGCATGTACGTGAGCGGCAAGGTCCAGAAGACATTGCCGGCAGCGCTCGTGGAATGGCTCGACGCGCGGTCGTGA
- a CDS encoding transcriptional regulator produces MSVQASDQPQPPDGPADVRVDPLAAAIRAVPLVVQTLGAFRVWRDGVPVLPAAWGRDKAVQLFQFVVTLRRKRLDKEQIVDALWPDLDAAAGDRDFKVALNAVQRALEPDRAARAEPRFVRRWGATYGIDLAEAWVDAEALEGHVAAGNRQIGGDRDGAAAHYAAAAELYGGDYLPERRYDDWASSEHERLQVLAFGAMTTLAELLVETNPLESLRLTGRVLATDPVWEDAWRIEMRAHAARGNRALAIRSWERCVAALESELGIVPLPQTRAVYDSVRLGVGT; encoded by the coding sequence GTGAGCGTTCAGGCGTCCGACCAACCGCAACCCCCCGATGGTCCGGCGGACGTGCGGGTCGACCCGCTGGCTGCGGCGATTCGGGCCGTGCCGCTCGTCGTCCAGACGTTGGGCGCATTTCGCGTCTGGCGGGACGGGGTGCCGGTGCTGCCGGCTGCGTGGGGTCGGGACAAGGCGGTCCAGCTGTTCCAGTTCGTCGTGACGCTCCGGCGCAAGCGGCTCGACAAGGAGCAGATCGTCGACGCGCTCTGGCCGGATCTCGATGCGGCGGCCGGGGACAGGGACTTCAAGGTGGCGCTGAACGCCGTACAGCGGGCGCTCGAACCGGACCGTGCGGCCCGGGCCGAACCGCGCTTCGTGCGGCGCTGGGGAGCGACATACGGCATCGACCTGGCGGAGGCGTGGGTCGATGCCGAGGCGCTCGAAGGGCACGTGGCTGCCGGCAACCGGCAGATCGGCGGCGACCGCGACGGGGCCGCGGCGCACTATGCGGCGGCGGCGGAGCTGTATGGCGGGGACTATCTCCCCGAACGGCGCTATGACGACTGGGCGAGCAGCGAGCATGAGCGGCTGCAGGTGCTTGCCTTCGGGGCGATGACGACGTTGGCGGAGCTGCTCGTCGAGACGAACCCGCTCGAGAGCTTGCGGCTGACAGGCCGCGTCCTGGCGACCGACCCGGTTTGGGAGGACGCCTGGCGGATCGAGATGCGCGCTCACGCCGCCCGCGGCAACCGGGCGCTGGCGATCCGCAGTTGGGAGCGGTGCGTGGCGGCGCTGGAGAGCGAGCTCGGCATCGTCCCCCTGCCGCAGACGCGGGCGGTGTACGATTCCGTCCGGCTCGGAGTGGGGACGTAG
- a CDS encoding LysM peptidoglycan-binding domain-containing protein: MRKRLLIAVVAAGAMMSFSGRANAAPLTDTTYTVKGGDTLSGIGSRCGVDWKKIQTANRLANPNRIAPGTTLKIPGSAACTSPKPAAPRQAPAQPQPSDPNAPAAPVAAAPVAAAPAGFGYGIQIHAPDGDQRAVDAVSDIGFNWVKQQVEWFRYEGSPGQANFAGLDNLVNQANAKGINVMFSVVKAPDWARAGNSDRSVAGPPADPNTMASFLGRMAEHFRGRVKAYEVWNEQNLHYEWGNEPLSAGRYVQILCASYRAIKASDPGAVVVSGALTPTGVNNNLAMDDVNYLSQMYGAGLRGCANAIGAHPSGYNKPATAGVGWSAPGKTDFSGHRSFYFQGTMQAYRNVMARNGDGGKKIWATEFGWASVENMGAGPAPGYGYAAQNNEGEQAQYLVDAFNMARSWGYVGPMFVWNLNFAPVAGNADEKAAFSIVRNDWAPRPAYHRLKGMSK, from the coding sequence ATGCGAAAGCGTCTACTCATCGCAGTGGTTGCCGCAGGCGCCATGATGTCGTTCAGCGGGCGTGCGAACGCCGCTCCGTTGACCGACACGACGTATACCGTCAAGGGCGGCGACACGCTCTCGGGCATCGGCTCGCGCTGCGGTGTCGATTGGAAGAAGATCCAGACGGCCAACCGCTTGGCCAACCCGAACCGAATCGCCCCGGGCACGACGTTGAAGATCCCGGGCTCCGCGGCGTGCACCAGCCCGAAGCCGGCCGCTCCGCGCCAGGCGCCGGCCCAGCCGCAGCCGTCCGACCCGAACGCACCCGCCGCGCCCGTCGCCGCCGCCCCGGTCGCCGCGGCGCCGGCCGGCTTCGGCTACGGCATCCAGATCCATGCGCCCGATGGCGACCAGCGCGCCGTCGACGCCGTCTCGGACATCGGCTTCAACTGGGTGAAGCAGCAAGTCGAGTGGTTCCGCTACGAGGGCTCGCCCGGCCAGGCGAACTTCGCCGGCCTGGACAACCTCGTGAACCAGGCGAACGCGAAGGGCATCAACGTGATGTTCAGCGTCGTCAAGGCGCCGGATTGGGCGCGGGCGGGCAACTCGGATCGCAGCGTCGCCGGCCCGCCGGCGGACCCGAACACGATGGCCAGCTTCCTCGGCCGCATGGCGGAGCACTTCCGCGGTCGCGTGAAGGCCTACGAGGTCTGGAACGAGCAGAACCTGCACTACGAGTGGGGCAACGAGCCGCTCTCGGCCGGCCGCTACGTCCAGATCCTGTGCGCCAGCTACCGCGCGATCAAGGCGTCCGACCCCGGCGCCGTCGTCGTCAGCGGCGCGCTCACGCCGACCGGTGTGAACAACAACTTGGCGATGGACGACGTGAACTACCTCAGCCAGATGTACGGCGCCGGCCTGCGCGGCTGCGCGAACGCGATCGGCGCGCACCCTTCCGGCTACAACAAGCCGGCCACGGCCGGTGTCGGCTGGTCGGCGCCCGGCAAGACGGACTTCAGCGGCCACCGCTCGTTCTACTTCCAGGGCACGATGCAGGCCTATCGCAACGTCATGGCCCGCAACGGCGACGGCGGCAAGAAGATCTGGGCCACCGAGTTCGGTTGGGCGTCCGTCGAGAACATGGGGGCCGGCCCAGCGCCCGGCTACGGCTACGCCGCCCAGAACAACGAGGGCGAGCAGGCGCAGTACCTCGTCGACGCGTTCAACATGGCGCGCAGCTGGGGCTACGTCGGTCCGATGTTCGTCTGGAACCTGAACTTCGCGCCCGTCGCCGGCAATGCCGACGAGAAGGCCGCCTTCAGCATCGTCCGCAACGACTGGGCGCCGCGCCCGGCGTATCACCGGCTGAAGGGCATGTCCAAGTAA